Part of the Sorghum bicolor cultivar BTx623 chromosome 1, Sorghum_bicolor_NCBIv3, whole genome shotgun sequence genome, TGCTATTCCTAGCATTTAAGAACAATACAAAGAgtatcttggagatgctcttagaagttaagttttttctatttttttccaAAATCCTATATTGGGAAGTTTATTGATACTCTCGGAGATCCTCAAAGGTTCTTGTCGAGCAATAAAGACTGTATACAATACGCCAGTCCGGATCTTCCGGCTCCTCCGTCCAGCGAGCAGAGAAGCCAAAAACCCCAAGCCGGACGCCTCCCGTCTCCCTGTCCGGGCGCACCAGCCTACCTCGCCGCCGGAGACATGAACCAGCCCGTGCAGAAGAACACCCTCTACGTCGGTAAGCCCACcatctcttcctcttcctcttcctcttcctcttccgctTCCAATCGCGCGCGCACGCTCCGTTGTCCAATCTCCCACCTTCTTGGCCGCGCGCGTCACCTGCTCGACGAAATTCATCATCAAGAATACTCGCTGTGGCCACGACAGGACCTTGTACTTCCTCGGTCGTGTGTCGTTGACGGACGAAATTCCCCGTGCGCGTGGACTAATCCGAGCTTCCTCGACCTTGATTGATGGGCGCAGGTGGgctggcggaggaggtggacgAGAAGATCCTGCACGCCGCGTTCGTGCCCTTCGGCGAGGTCAAGGACGTCAAGACGCCGCTGGACCAGTCCACGCAGAAGCACCGCTCCTTCGGCTTCGTCACCTTCCTTGAGCGCGAGGACGCCGCCGCTGCCATGGACAACATGGACGGCGCCGAGCTCTTCGGCCGCGTGCTCACCGTCAACTACGCCTTCCCCGAGCGCATCAAGGGAGGGGAGCAGGGATGGGCTGCCCAGCCAAGTGAGCCTTCCGTTTCCTGTGTCTCTCCCTCTGTATTTCTTTTGCTTCTTCATTCGGTCGCGCCCTGCCTTAGCAGCTGCTCGATTGTTTGTTTTAGTTTCCTGACTAACTTATTAGGGCAAGGACTGGCATAACTCTTCACAAAAAAGTTGATTGTAATTCGGTTCAAAAGCGTGGTCAGAACATTAAGGGTGAGGAAATCTTATTGTAGTACTACAAGGCAAGATTTTAGGTAACAAATAGGGAAATTGAGAATGCATAAAATTGGAACTGGAAAGGTAAGAACTGTTGAAAACCCTAGTTATCTCGGGGAAAATTAGATGTTTGTGTAAAGCGAAAGCTGAAATAAGCGCTCCATCACATATATATCAGTATGGTTCTACAGACTTTTGGATGTTATTCATAT contains:
- the LOC8062535 gene encoding peptidyl-prolyl cis-trans isomerase E produces the protein MNQPVQKNTLYVGGLAEEVDEKILHAAFVPFGEVKDVKTPLDQSTQKHRSFGFVTFLEREDAAAAMDNMDGAELFGRVLTVNYAFPERIKGGEQGWAAQPIWADADTWFERQQQEEEMQRLQAEHRAAMQAAEKLHREKLAAEREGEKEEETADPMAAAEAQAVKQSS